In Sphaeramia orbicularis chromosome 3, fSphaOr1.1, whole genome shotgun sequence, a genomic segment contains:
- the LOC115415991 gene encoding low choriolytic enzyme-like — protein sequence MMLQVAVLSFLLCSAHSFSVKVLIDGSDESSGNTIEDDEFTVSARLEKANANLGKNLGDPVVIFGDIAVPSGLQNADPCTARGCLWPKAPDGNVYIPFRISRQFSRRQREIIIEGLRSFERTTCIRFTPLERQRDFVDIQSRSGCFSFIGRRGRGQVVSLNRQGCVFLDTIQHEMLHALGFHHEQSRSDRDENVRILFENIRPGLENQFDKVQTNNLGTPYDYNSVMHYGRFAFSKNRQPTILPIPDPSVPIGRATEMSANDILRVNRLYACNSTSSNHHPKPVQRTVFWEK from the exons ATGATGCTGCAGGTGGCGGTGCTCAGCTTCCTCCTCTGCTCGGCCCACAGTTTTAGTGTAAAG GTCTTAATTGATGGAAGTGATGAATCCTCTG GCAACACCATTGAGGATGATGAATTCACTGTCTCTGCACGTCTGGAGAAGGCTAATGCTAATCTTG GAAAGAACCTGGGCGACCCTGTAGTGATATTTGGTGACATCGCAGTGCCCTCAGGTCTGCAGAACGCTGACCCCTGCACAGCGCGAGGGTGCCTGTGGCCAAAAGCCCCCGATGGCAACGTGTACATACCGTTCCGCATCTCGCGACAGTTCT cCCGAAGACAGAGAGAGATCATCATTGAAGGTTTGCGTTCATTTGAGCGGACTACCTGCATCCGCTTCACACCTTTGGAAAGACAGAGGGACTTTGTGGACATCCAGTCTCGCTCAGG ctgtttctcATTCATCGGACGAAGGGGTCGTGGTCAGGTGGTGTCTCTGAATCGTCAGGGGTGTGTCTTTCTGGACACCATCCAACATGAGATGCTCCACGCTCTGGGTTTCCACCATGAGCAGAGTCGTTCGGACAGAGACGAGAATGTTCGCATCCTGTTTGAGAACATCAGACCTG GATTAGAGAACCAATTTGACAAGGTCCAAACAAACAATCTTGGCACCCCCTACGACTACAACTCCGTCATGCACTATGGAAG GTTTGCCTTCTCAAAAAACAGGCAGCCAACGATCCTCCCCATCCCTGACCCGAGCGTCCCCATTGGGAGGGCAACCGAGATGAGTGCTAATGACATCCTCAGGGTGAACCGCCTTTACGCCTGCA ATTCAACATCCTCTAACCATCACCCGAAACCCGTGCAAAGGACTGTTTTCTGGGAGAAATAA
- the LOC115417175 gene encoding low choriolytic enzyme-like — translation MARIFRFTALSLLLLSAYCWADTEAEVDENSDLSVSELLDRANRNLSECELQADVRSEDGPTLIEGDIAIEDEVEKNADPCTSRGCMWGKWNDGKVYIPYYIASHFSSREKAIITRGLESFSSFSCIRFRPSRSSDRDWLSIESKDGCWSFVGRRGGKQVVSLARRGCLYHGTVQHELLHALGFNHEQTRSDRDNHIKVLLQNVVSGMEHNFRKIATLNQGTPYDYNSVMQYHRYAFSKNNQPTMVPIPNSNVSFGNAKEMSRNDIARLNTLYKC, via the exons ATGGCTCGCATTTTCAGGTTCACTGCTCTGTCTCTGCTGCTCCTGTCTGCCTATTGTTGGGCTGATACTGAG GCAG AGGTTGATGAGAACTCCGACCTCTCTGTGTCTGAGCTTCTGGACAGAGCCAACAGAAACCTGAGTGAGTGTGAGCTGCAGGCTGACG TCCGTTCTGAGGATGGACCCACCTTGATTGAAGGAGACATCGCTATTGAAGATGAGGTTGAGAAAAACGCTGACCCCTGCACCAGCCGTGGCTGCATGTGGGGCAAGTGGAATGATGGGAAGGTCTACATTCCTTATTACATCGCCAGCCATTTCT CCTCCCGTGAAAAGGCCATCATCACCCGTGGACTGGAgtccttctcttccttctcctgCATCCGCTTCAGGCCCAGCAGAAGCAGCGACCGTGACTGGCTGAGCATCGAGTCCAAGGATGG CTGTTGGTCCTTCGTTGGCCGTCGTGGTGGTAAGCAGGTGGTGTCTCTGGCCCGCCGTGGATGCCTGTACCATGGTACCGTCCAGCACGAGCTCCTCCACGCTCTGGGATTCAACCACGAACAGACCCGCTCTGACAGAGACAACCACATCAAAGTCTTGCTGCAAAACGTTGTGTCTG GAATGGAGCACAACTTCAGGAAGATTGCCACCCTGAACCAGGGCACTCCCTATGATTACAACTCTGTTATGCAGTAccacag GTATGCTTTCTCCAAGAACAACCAGCCCACCATGGTCCCCATCCCTAACTCCAACGTTTCCTTTGGCAACGCTAAGGAGATGAGCCGCAACGATATCGCCAGGCTCAACACTCTCTACAAGTGTT AG